The following proteins are co-located in the Callithrix jacchus isolate 240 chromosome 10, calJac240_pri, whole genome shotgun sequence genome:
- the LOC100407116 gene encoding olfactory receptor 52M1-like — MPLLNASCPSPVTFLLMGIPGLEHLHVWIGIPFCSMYMVALVGNATILAVVRAERSLHQPMFLFLCMLSVTDLVLSTSTLLRMLCLFWFGVRDIAFDACLAQMFFIHSFTAMESGFFLAMAIDRYVAICDPLRHATILTHSRVSLMGIIVMCRGVAFFSPHPILLKQLPYCRTRIIAHTYCEFMAVVKLVCMDIGATKSYSLSMASIIGSCDVILIAVSYVFILRSVFRLLSREASFKALGTCGSHVCVILVFYSTAGFSIFTHRFGKNVPAHVHIFIANMYLLVPPFLNPIVYGLRTKKIREQVLKVLRVKAA; from the coding sequence atgccTCTTCTCAACGCTTCTTGCCCCTCTCCTGTCACCTTCTTGCTGATGGGCATCCCAGGACTAGAGCATCTGCATGTCTGGATAGGGATTCCTTTCTGCTCCATGTACATGGTGGCCTTGGTGGGGAATGCGACCATCCTGGCAGTGGTGAGGGCAGAGAGAAGCCTCCATCAGCCTATGTTCCTGTTTCTGTGCATGCTGTCAGTCACTGACCTGGTTCTTTCCACATCTACACTGCTTCGCATGCTCTGTCTCTTCTGGTTTGGAGTTCGTGACATTGCCTTTGATGCTTGCCTGGCCCAAATGTTCTTCATCCACAGCTTTACTGCCATGGAATCTGGCTTCTTCCTGGCCATGGCTATTGACCGCTATGTGGCCATCTGTGACCCACTGCGCCACGCCACCATTCTTACACACAGTCGCGTATCTCTAATGGGTATTATAGTCATGTGTCGGGGGGTagctttcttttctccacatcccatTCTGCTTAAACAGCTGCCTTACTGCAGAACACGAATCATTGCCCACACCTACTGTGAGTTCATGGCTGTGGTGAAGCTGGTGTGTATGGACATAGGTGCTACCAAAAGCTATAGTCTCAGTATGGCTTCTATCATTGGCTCATGTGATGTCATTCTCATTGCTGTATCCTATGTCTTCATCCTACGCTCAGTATTCCGCCTGCTATCTCGAGAAGCTAGCTTCAAGGCCTTAGGCACGTGTGGCTCCCATGTCTGTGTCATCCTTGTTTTCTATTCCACAGCTGGGTTTTCAATTTTTACTCATCGTTTTGGGAAAAATGTGCCAGCacatgttcatatttttattgcaaataTGTACCTTTTGGTTCCCCCTTTTCTCAACCCCATTGTGTATGGACTAAGGACCAAGAAAATACGGGAGCAAGTTCTTAAGGTGCTAAGGGTTAAAGCTGCTTGA
- the LOC100895961 gene encoding olfactory receptor 52K2-like — protein MDYPLMLAFNRTNLQPVVFLLLGIPGLEAAHKWISVPFCLVYILSLMGNTALLLIVKTDPKLHEPMYLFLCMLSVADLMLTSTTLPKILSLFWFNDREIYFEACLTQMYLIHSLSTMESAFILALAFDRYVAICHPMRHSSILTPTVIVDLGLVIVFRGAVLLSPHPFFLRWLSYCRTNVISHTYCEFMALIKLVCTETKIRRSYSLIIAFLTGGLDFILIICSYILILLTVFNLPSKAARHKTLSTCVSHVWVILVFYTPAFFSFLTHRFGHHIVPHIHIFIANIYLLIPPMMNPVIYGVKTKRIRERVFKFLTVKGF, from the coding sequence ATGGACTATCCATTAATGTTAGCTTTCAACAGGACCAACCTTCAACCTGTCGTCTTCCTTCTACTTGGCATTCCAGGGTTGGAAGCTGCCCACAAATGGATCTCTGTCCCTTTCTGCCTGGTCTACATATTGTCACTGATGGGAAATACTGCTCTTTTGTTAATTGTCAAGACAGATCCAAAACTACATGAACCCATGTACCTCTTTCTATGTATGCTCTCTGTGGCTGATTTAATGCTTACTTCTACTACACTTCCTAAGATACTGAGCCTCTTCTGGTTCAATGACAGAGAGATTTACTTTGAAGCCTGCCTCACTCAAATGTATCTTATCCACTCTCTGTCTACCATGGAATCCGCATTTATCTTGGCCCTGGCTTTTGACCGCTATGTGGCCATCTGTCACCCAATGAGACATTCCTCTATCCTAACACCAACAGTGATTGTAGACTTAGGTTTGGTTATTGTCTTCAGAGGAGCTGTACTCCTCAGTCCACATCCCTTCTTCCTCAGGTGGCTTTCCTACTGCAGAACAAATGTCATCTCCCATACTTACTGTGAGTTTATGGCCCTAATAAAGCTAGTTTGTACTGAAACCAAGATTCGTAGATCTTACAGCCTAATCATAGCATTCCTGACGGGAGGACTGGACTTCATATTGATCATCTGTTCCTATATTCTTATTCTTCTAACTGTCTTCAACCTCCCATCCAAAGCTGCCCGCCACAAGACCTTAAGCACCTGTGTCTCCCATGTATGGGTCATCTTGGTGTTTTACACAccagcctttttctcttttcttactcaTAGGTTTGGCCACCACATTGTTCCACATATCCACATTTTTATAGCTAATATATATCTTCTTATCCCACCCATGATGAATCCTGTTATTTATGGTGTTAAAACTAAAAGGATCAGGGAGAGAGTCTTTAAATTCTTAACAGTAAAAGGTTTCTGA